From the genome of Solanum stenotomum isolate F172 chromosome 5, ASM1918654v1, whole genome shotgun sequence:
gaaaaaattaatttaaaaatacaatacataatatgttaatttaaattcaagataacaatacactacataacataataatttaaatacaagataaaatacaatacataacataataattaatttatcacaacaataattagtAATCCGGTAGGTCGTTTCCAGATTTAGcactatttgaaaaaaaattaggatatgATCTAGAGAATTGTTGCGATTGTGGTTGTGATTGGGTTGTGACTGCGGTTGTGATTGtcgatttcttttttcaagtattagttgttgttcttgttgcaGGTAGTCACGAACATTTGCAATCACGTTTTGCAATTATTGCAGGATCGTCACGTTTTTTGGAGAAAGGAAGTGTTACATGATATAATGATTACATATATTATactgcacaacatgataattgaggatgaacgtgatcttaatgcaccaattcaagatgtcgTAGAAGCTCCAGCTCTAACAACATAATTggtggtagatgaaaatctccGTTTGAAGACATAAAATAATGaaggacaaaaatgctcattttgaactccataatgcattaatagagcatttatgggagcaacatagtaattttaaaaattgagtgTTTATGTAATGCTTATGTAAttctatttcacttttatttgaattttttcattaatttgtttattatattatattttcttgcaatttatgttatttaaaaatttagaatgaaatataattttatattaaataaaaaattttaaaaaacaaaagtttatatcacatgaaaattatataaagtaattatttgggaaaaagaaataaaggatttatattatgaaataagaaaataagaatgaaatagaaataatagtataatattgaggagagagaaagaaattcttttttagagagtaaaatagagaattgggttggagttgattgtctgaaaaaataaataactctatatttagagagtaaaatagagcgtagggttggagatgcccttaaCACTTatccgttttaatttatttatctttttttagtaggcgtttggacatgcaatttcaTATCGCGATATAAactcatgagatgaaatcaatgtttggacatgcgatttcacgctaatttcatcttataatttcatatcaagagatgaaatctcaaattctccaaaaatcataatttgagaatttcaaatcatggtttgaaaattttcaaatacaaaaattgattcaTAAGTGTATATCTTGAAAAAACCCACATTtaatctaaaattattttttttaatcataatcctcagtaatgatatttatattaaattaccaaatatagaaatatactataattttttaagaaaattttaaaaataaagtatgTCACACAAATATAATTGGCCAACTATGTGCATAGATTAAAGCCACCTTGAAAGTGCATGGACAAGGGATATAAAATTCTCAATCAATTTTAACTAGGACatcttttagttttatattatCTCTTTGATATTCATGGCAGAAGAGAATGTTGTCTATGAtaaattcttttgaaaaaatgattAAGTATTTTCAAATCATTCTTCTAAgagatataaaataattatattcttCGAGGTGCCTTAGTGGTTTGAGCTTTAGATTTTCATATTGGAGGTTTCACATTTGAAACTCTATTAtcattaaaaataagaaatttatcTTTTGGATCGAGCTCGTCACACCAAAACTTACTTAATGCAAATTGACGGTGTGATTTGCAAGTCATTGCATAAAAACGGAGGCTTAAACCCATGGTTAAGGCCCCACTAATAATCCATATAGCAAGGAGAAAAGTAGCTTCCTAGTGTGTCTCATTAAACATGTGggattttcttttagaaaaagatAAGATCAGAGAAACTTCCTTGAAAACGTCATATTTGTACGGATCCAACTTGGCATTGCCCACAATTTAGGAAAACCAATAACGTGTCTTTCACCATCAATATTAGCTGTGAGAGTATGATTTTACAAATTGCAATTTGCATCCGTTGTTTCCTTTTTaatgttaattaaatttgattgtgtctgatTTTGTTTTCGTGATTTCATCACACGAAGGTTCAGAATTTAAGAGTActaggaaaagaaaaaattataatactaatCAAATGTTACTCCCAACCCTATTTTTACTTTCATATACTTTAAAAGATACAATACAGTTAAACATGTTTATAATTATCATTcgttataaaaatattttattaataatgatCTGATTTTCTTTAGAATCGATTCttcatattatatttgttttacttctttatatcaATATCTTACTTAGAACAATAATGATATTTATTGGAGCAGTACATTCCTTGTAAAATTACACATTTATAACATAATTACTTTTGCTATAAAAACAATTTGAAAGAATCAAATTGACTGATATATAGAATTACTGATTTTAAATCCCCAAATAAATAGGCCTACTTTTTCTTTCACTTGAATATATCACAATTACTAGAATCTAAATTTGAATGTCGTGtcggaagaaaaaaaaagaataaataataataataataataataatctaattTTAGTGAATTGAATGTGTGTTCATAATTTGGATGTGAATAAGTCGAAAGACTTATTCATCGGTCTATTAGTGAACCATCTCTTGAGAGATTGCGAAAGATGttctaacaattatattcaaatattgtgtcataatattttatataaaatatattatgtataaaataaaatatttgtgataatcatcattaatgttatgcttatcttttaattttaaattttaaaattaaaaaataagaaattgtattttaaatGATGTCCGTCAATTATAGTCATGACTTCACAAGAAAATGCTAGTAATATTTGCCTTTTTTATATTCACTCTTTCTAATTTTGCATGATTTTTTATACCAACTAAATGAGATTATATAAATTTTGCCAAAGATTGAATACATTTTAAGCTACCAATTAATAAATGACATACAAgtcaaataaacaaataaatgaatACTGATTAATCCACCACTATATGGTGGTTTAGCCCTTTCCCCACTATTTAGCTTATAAAATTTCCTAAGACGACACTCTATTGTCTATCCTCATGTATAAGCTAGCTTTCATAGGTATCTATTTTTCAGCTTTTACATCTTAGATTTTTGTACAATTATATTTAGCTgaaccaatcaaataaaaatgaggTCACAATCGAGGTCGCTCTACTTCATAGACAAGACTCCTAATTAGAGTTTGTGTCTTTCAGAAAGATTGATAAAAATCGAACATTTTAATTCACATAATGAAACAACCATTAGGATTTTCATCACTGAACATTTGAGGTGCATTCAAGTACGATGGTGGAGGAGGTGGTGGCACATATTGTGGCTGGTGGCCATACTCGACTACGTAGCCCGTATGACCATAACCATGATCGTACGTTGTCGCGCCATAGTCTTGATTCATATAACCATGATGTTGCATAGGCATCGCGTAAAATGTATTTGCATTATAACCATAGTATTCCATTTTGTTAACGACCTCACCTCCACTACTAGCCACCTTCGATTCACCGTCTTTTTTCTCTATATCgcctttttctttcttgtctCCGCCTTTGCCACCACCgctctctttctccttcttgtCATTGTCACCTTCCTTGGCTTTCTTTTCACCACTTCCATTGTCCTTCTTAGATGGAAGGACTTCAACATTTTGCTTCAATTTATCAATCAAGTAAGGAGTTAGCTTCTTTATATCCATTGTCCCCTTTACAGTGGCCAAATCTTTTTCTGATTCTATATTCACTTCTTGTACCCCTGTTCAAAAAAATGAGCAGACAATAAGGATAACGATCTAACACGAATTCACGaaaattcaataactttttattattatgatgtCTACACTATACATTAACAAATCAACTAATCTCATGTTTTAATGTAGTTGGGATTGAATCTAGCTAGGGGTACCCCTCGTAAAGACTAAAATCATGAATCCAATTATTAAGATTTCATAATTAATGGCGTTACAcctaatttaatatattattctaaactaggtaattaattaacaaactaATTAAGGGGATTCAGTGTATCTTACCTTTAATCTTTTTAATAACTCGTTTTATTTTATGTGCACATCCATCACAGTGCACCCGAAGCTTCAATGACACCACACTGATTACTTGAGCCTAAAtaaccacaaaaaaaataaaattagtgttAATTCAATTAATCTAATCCATAATTAACTAACATCAGAAcattaattatgtaattaaattagaaatgaaactgaaaatttgTAATTTCACCTCTTTAGGTTTCTTGTCGTCGGCCTTTTTGTCCTCTGTTTTCTTCTCTGTTTTTTCACCGGACTTTTTATCTCCGGCAGGGCTATCACCGCCGCTCTTTTTATCTCCGGCATCCTTTTTGGGCGGCGATGATATAAGGTCGACCTTCTTTTTGGTTTTGATCTCCACTCTTTCCCGGAGCCATGAAGGGTCCACGTCACCTTTAACCGTCAATTTTCCAGTTTCACAGTCTGATTTCACTTTTTCCACACCTTCATTTGGATCAAACACAAAATCCAATAAGGCCAAAGCTAAATTTTACGTTATACTACTAataaacaaaattcaaattgaaataagTTTAGTTACCATGAGTATGGCGAATAAATCGTCTGATTTTTTGTGCACAACCTTCACAATGCAAATCCAGCTTTAAAACAATTGAGGCATCACTCTTTTTCTCTGCTCCTTCAACTTTGGTTTCTTGACCCATTTGTTAGAATTGGAGAATAATTATTAGTAAAAGTTTTTGTGAGGatttaaattaacttaattaatggAATTGAaagtatttatagaaaaaaaaaattattacgaTGGAGGCGGTAGGAAACTGACTGCTAAGATTGACTACAAAATGAGAAGGCGGTTTTGTTAGCTTACGTGTCAAACCAGCCAACTTTGACTAGTGCCACAtttctcttcatcttcatctttttctttttttttctttttcaattattacaGTTGAAGATAATAGTACTCGTATAGAGAATTAAAATGGTCTATAAATTTgaaacatgttttttttctaaGGTTGGTGTTTCGTATGTATTGATAAAATGGTCTATAAATTAGAGGGGTGGTTAACATCTTGTTTGGATGGTTTACGCTCTAtttgtattgttagtttaaatataatatttgtttattattattattttaattttattttatttattacttttgtcattttatcTTTGCTTATTGCTATTTAATAATCCTAATTTATTCTTcctcatatatttttatagtaGATTTAATTTTATACCCTATTTTTCTTGTAGATTGATCATGCAAATTATTTACGTGTGATGTCATATAATAATAGCGAATGATGTGCAATTATTTCAAACATTGTTTTTATTCAAACAatccttaaccagaggtctcgggttcgagccctgGGTATAGAGAAAATACTGTTGGGAGTGCCCCCGAATGGATCCTACCGTGTGCGATCCAAATTTAATCGGAGCTTCAATGTGAACTTTGGACACcggatgaaaaataaaataaaaataaaaataaaaataaaataaaatatatatatatatatataatacgaTACATTAATAATTGCGTAAGCGAAAACGTCACAAAGGCTAAAGTTAAGTAGGTGGGTTCAATGGCTGAGTTAAAGTCATTGGTGACGATCATAATTGTCAATGAAGTCAGCTATGAACGACAATGCCGTAATCTGCATTTAGGCTGGCCCAACAAATAATTACTAACACTTATCCCTTCTAATTCGTCTActatctttttgtttttctgctcaaaatttaattatttttagggtttaaatCTGAAATCTCAAAaagttaattttgattttttaaatcatcgagttaatctttaattttgtgtttaaaatatatataaatacttcATATAAGTAGGTTGTTTCTAATAGACCTTCAGCTCAAACAAGAAGGTAATCGAAGTGGAGAAATTGCAATAATAAATATGACAACAAATCTTATCAAGATAGAAAAAGGaggagaataagaagaagaagcaaatgATGCAATAAATAATATAAGATCAAGCACAGTGGAGCATAAAAAACTACGCAATGACTAAATACTATTGCTAATAAGGCTACGAGGAGATGGGACTAGCCCTTATCTTTTTTATCGAAAGGGAGACAATACTCAattatctattaattttatattataattattctCAACAATGGTATTTAATTGAGCacaaaaattttaaagaaattttgatCTATATGATATAGTATGAAATGTGTCGCACAAATGTGATTGGCCAAGTATATGCATAGATTAAAGTCATCATAAAAAATGGGGGAGTAAATGACCGTgttgatttggttttttaaatatcaaacaaaattatttgtatcaaatttataaatttataaaccaaatcaaactaataaaacttgattatatttttttcgagtttttcaacctcgggttttttcgggtTAGTTcggatttttaaaatatcaaatcaaaccagcCTAATAAACCTCAAATTTTTTTCGAttaagtattcatacaaacatatactCCGTAATTAACTTatgcttcaaatatttctttagtccaaccaaatacaactatctaaggtgtttcttaagtaaataatacaaaatatgagATAAGTGATGATACTAAAAtactcaataaaaataaaaatgaaatcgTATAAAATAGTATTGCAAATGATAAGTCatgatgaaaatgatcataatttaaaagtactaaatcatgctaaaataggTCTAATAAGTATGGAGTAATTATATgattaaacattaaagaaaaattaaaattaggttacatattttaaatgtctaaaccaatgtaaaactaaagaacaaatattcaacattattgtcattcttaatgttgaattaatttcttttgttagcattagtattgatttgatttgaattGAGCTTTATTAGAGACTAATATCAATGGACTAGAACTTTTATtgaacttttcaaaattctaagtctcaactttttaaaaataaaatgttaaaatataaaaattatgatataaataatatttagaaattacatcaaagtaaatacttttaCAAACCATCCTGATCTCTTTTGAAACATTGTCAATTAATTTTGACTTGGACACCTCTTTAGTTTTATAATCATGATCTCTTTGAAAATCCTAGAGGAACAAGTCAACCAATACAGTAATACACCAGgaattttttaatgttatataCTTACATTAATTTCCCTTTTATGAAAATAGTtaatataagaataataatcCATATAGCAAGGAGAAAAGAAGCTTCCTAGTGTGTCTCATTAAAAATGTGGATAAGGTAAGAGAAACTTCCTTGAAAACGTCAGATTTGTGAGATAAATGATTCTACAAATTGCATGAGttgtttcttttcatattttaatttgttttcatCTGATTTTGTTCACGTTATACACGAAGGTTCATAAAATTGGAGTATACCGCTAAATTCCCACTCATCAAATGTTACAActtgaattcaattttttgaaaataactatagttaataataaaaataaattaagaataaagtTATAAGTTATTTAACTTAGGAACTTGTTTAATAGTAAAATGATGCaagttaaatttataaattctcTTGTGCACTTCCTCTTCTATGTTAACTTTGTTTCATAAATATATTTCGTGGGATTGGTGTAACATTTCCATTTTTTGTGTGAATAGTGACAGAGCTAGAAATTTGATAAAGGATATGCAAAAGATTTTCTCGTTAATAATGTCCAAAACAACTACACATCATAATAATTGCTAGTAATATTTAATCTCCGtaatatatcatataattttttgtcgAAGAGTGTGCACTGAATCATCCTTTGTCAATACTTGTCAAAAGCGAACCAAGGAAGCTACATCTaccaaacctttttttttttttttttaaaaaaataccaatcccttttaaaaaaaaacactaccAAACCCTTCCAAGTTGAGTTTGAATTGGCAAAAATGTATCAATAATAATTCTATAACTTTTCACCAAACACGTACAACTCACGAGGCACAAGGTACAAGCTTCACAAGCGAAANNNNNNNNNNNNNNNNNNNNNNNNNNNNNNNNNNNNNNNNNNNNNNNNNNNNNNNNNNNNNNNNNNNNNNNNNNNNNNNNNNNNNNNNNNNNNNNNNNNNNNNNNNNNNNNNNNNNNNNNNNNNNNNNNNNNNNNNNNNNNNNNNNNNNNNNNNNNNNNNNNNNNNNNNNNNNNNNNNNNNNNNNNNNNNNNNNNNNNNNNNNNNNNNNNNNNNNNNNNNNNNNNNNNNNNNNNNNNNNNNNNNNNNNNNNNNNNNNNNNNNNNNNNNNNNNNNNNNNNNNNNNNNNNNNNNNNNNNNNNNNNNNNNNNNNNNNNNNNNNNNNNNNNNNNNNNNNNNNNNNNNNNNNNNNNNNNNNNNNNNNNNNNNNNNNNNNNNNNNNNNNNNNNNNNNNNNNNNNNNNNNNNNNNNNNNNNNNNNNNNNNNNNNNNNNNNNNNNNNNNNNNNNNNNNNNNNNNNNNNNNNNNNNNNNNNNNNNNNNNNNNNNNNNNNNNNNNNNNNNNNNNNNNNNNNNNNNNNNNNNNNNNNNNNNNNNNNNNNNNNNNNNNNNNNNNNNNNNNNNNNNNNNNNNNNNNNNNNNNNNNNNNNNNNNNNNNNNNNNNNNNNNNNNNNNNNNNNNNNNNNNNNNNNNNNNNNNNNNNNNNNNNNNNNNNNNNNNNNNNNNNNNNNNNNNNNNNNNNNNNNNNNNNNNNNNNNNNNNNNNNNNNNNNNNNNNNNNNNNNNNNNNNNNNNNNNNNNNNNNNNNNNNNNNNNNNNNNNNNNNNNNNNNNNNNNNNNNNNNNNNNNNNNNNNNNNNNNNNNNNNNNNNNNNNNNNNNNNNNNNNNNNNNNNNNNNNNNNNNNNNNNNNNNNNNNNNNNNNNNNNNNNNNNNNNNNNNNNNNNNNNNNNNNNNNNNNNNNNNNNNNNNNNN
Proteins encoded in this window:
- the LOC125864917 gene encoding heavy metal-associated isoprenylated plant protein 6-like isoform X5, with amino-acid sequence MGQETKVEGAEKKSDASIVLKLDLHCEGCAQKIRRFIRHTHGVEKVKSDCETGKLTVKGDVDPSWLRERVEIKTKKKVDLISSPPKKDAGDKKSGGDSPAGDKKSGEKTEKKTEDKKADDKKPKEAQVISVVSLKLRVHCDGCAHKIKRVIKKIKGVQEVNIESEKDLATVKGTMDIKKLTPYLIDKLKQNVEVLPSKKDNGSGEKKAKEGDNDKKEKESGGGKGGDKKEKGDIEKKDGESKVASSGGEVVNKMEYYGYNANTFYAMPMQHHGYMNGATMYDHGYGHTGYVVEYGHQPQYVPPPPPPTYLNAPQMFSDENPNGCFIM
- the LOC125864917 gene encoding heavy metal-associated isoprenylated plant protein 6-like isoform X4, which gives rise to MGQETKVEGAEKKSDASIVLKLDLHCEGCAQKIRRFIRHTHGVEKVKSDCETGKLTVKGDVDPSWLRERVEIKTKKKVDLISSPPKKDAGDKKSGGDSPAGDKKSGEKTEKKTEDKKADDKKPKEAQVISVVSLKLRVHCDGCAHKIKRVIKKIKGVQEVNIESEKDLATVKGTMDIKKLTPYLIDKLKQNVEVLPSKKDNGSGEKKAKEGDNDKKEKESGGGKGGDKKEKGDIEKKDGESKVASSGGEVVNKMEYYGYNANTFYAMPMQHHGYMNQDYGATTYDHGYGHTGYVVEYGHQPQYVPPPPPPSYLNAPQMFSDENPNGCFIM
- the LOC125864917 gene encoding heavy metal-associated isoprenylated plant protein 6-like isoform X2, which codes for MGQETKVEGAEKKSDASIVLKLDLHCEGCAQKIRRFIRHTHGVEKVKSDCETGKLTVKGDVDPSWLRERVEIKTKKKVDLISSPPKKDAGDKKSGGDSPAGDKKSGEKTEKKTEDKKADDKKPKEAQVISVVSLKLRVHCDGCAHKIKRVIKKIKGVQEVNIESEKDLATVKGTMDIKKLTPYLIDKLKQNVEVLPSKKDNGSGEKKAKEGDNDKKEKESESGGGGKGGDKKEKGDIEKKDGESKVASSGGGGGEVVNKMEYYGYNANTFYAMPMQHHGYMNGATMYDHGYGHTGYVVEYGHQPQYVPPPPPPTYLNAPQMFSDENPNGCFIM